The DNA segment AATCCTCCTTTTATCCCCATTCTAACCCCTACTAAAATGAGTTCATCATTCTTTGAGGCTCCTCATAGAGAGAGACAAGAAGAAGAAAGATACTCGTGCAGTAAGCAAGAATAACTTGAGCCACATCTTTAAGAAAAACCTCCCTTCCTGCCTAAGATAACATTTTACAATCCCAATTGAACAGTCTCTACCATAATCGCTCACGCAAGTAACTAAGAACTAATCTTTTGCAACGGCCTATTAGAGAAGGCAACCCTAAATATCCACCAGTATTGAGGGGGCATGAACACCAAGGAGACAGTCGATATTCCGCTGAACCTATACCACCACATTTGTACTAAACATGATACCAGATTTTTGTAAGTTGTCCGATTGCCTAGAGATTCTTTCATAATGCTCCAAGATACTCTTCACAAATTAGCATTCCTCTATAGAAGCTCTAAAGAAGAAAAGGCTATCATCAACAAAGAGCAAATGAGAGACCTAAGGAGCATATCTACTATATTTACACCCATGCAGTATCCTTTGAGCCTATACTTTCTTTAGAAGCATATGCAACCCTTCATCACACATAAAATAAACAAGTATGTTAACAAAAAGGTTAGCCTAGCGCAAACCTTGACTAGGAGAGACCGGGTCCACATCTTCACCATTAAGCTGAACATGATAGCGAAGATAAGACACACACAACATAATCTAATCCATAAAGCGGGGATGAAATCCTAACCTAGTCATAAATCTATATAGATAGGATCATCTAATATGGTCGTAGGCCTTGTTGATGTCGATTTTAAAAGTCACATCCCCATGATTTCCTTTCACACGTCTTATCATCGAATGGAGAAGCTCAAAAGCAACCACCACATTATCAATAATATAATGACCTGGGACAAAAGCTAATTACTCATCAGAAATAGTACCACACAAAATAAGCTTGATATAATTAGCTAGGACCAGGACTTTCACCAAAATCTTATAGATAACATTGTAAAGTGAGATCGAACGGAGATCCTTCATAGATGTAGGAATATCAACTTTTGGATCAAAACTACATTAGTATCAAACAAATGTTGCAGAAAGCTTCATGAGTTCAACCATTAACAACACCAATTAACAATACCGACACTAGTTTTGAGCCAAAATTTTCGATAGTAAGCTGGATTTAAATCATCAGGCTCTGGGAATTTATTGGGGTGCATGGAAAAAATAGCTACATGAAATTCCTCAACAGTAAAAGGAGCCAACAAAAGATTATGTATATCGTTCGAAATGCGGGCTCTCAAGAAATCAAGATTAAGACACACCATATTCTCATCATCAGCaaataaattagaaaaataatcACTAACCACATTCTTTATATTAACTATCTTATCTACCCAACCACCACTTGATCTTTGGTGCTTCAAAATCGTATTCTTGTGACGATGTGCGGAAGCCATTCAGTGAAAAAGTTTGTTGTTTGTATCAACGTCCCGTAACCAAGTATTCTTAGCCCCCTGCCACCAATAATCTTATTCTCAAAGGAGGATCCAATTAAGCTTGACCCTTGCTTCCAAAAGTTGATCTGATGCCTTTTAATTACCACTTCGAACCAACAAATTGATTGACTGCTCACGTGGAAATGTTTTATCCAGAAATCGCATTTTATGACCCAAGCTCCACTTCTGCATCGAGTTTGAGTTGTCAACCCGCCTATCACATAAAGTCATACCCGACGTTTTATAACAAGCTTCCTTTAACCACTTCCACGAACTCAGCTTCCCGAAACCCGCCATTCTCAACATGAAAGCGACTAAATTTTTGATGTTTTAGGAATGTTGaattttgatattaattttaattaaatttttttaaaatttgtctagaaatattattttaggagaattTAGGTGGATTTAGTTTTTTCTTTGAGTTCCGTTCACAATCACAAAGGCCTCCCTCCCTTCTTAATAGCGGTTTGCGAGGCTGTGTAACTGAAGCCCAAATATCTTCCCTCCAATCAAACAAAACTGTGGAATTTGAACATATTCCTTCTTTCACAATAACCAAATCTCTGTTTCCCTCTCTCCTTCAACCAAATGTCCAATCCAATTATCctttctgatgatgaagaagaccAAAAATCCCCCCTTCCATCTCTCTCCAAAAAACCCAGAACCCTCCCTCCTCCTATCTTTGTGCTCGACGATGACCCCACGCCTCAGAAACAACGCCCCACCTCCTCCTTCGCCGCCACTTCCTCTTTCGTCCCCGACACTCCTATTCCCGATCTCTCCTTACTTAAATGCACAATGCACTCTTCCAATCCCGAAATTAGAGTTTCAGATTATGATCAGAAGCGCTCAGGTTATACTTTTTATTTACTTTGGGAATTCTTATTAAGCTTTGTTCATTGCTAGTTGCTTATGGCGGTTGCTTGTTAATTTTGTTGCTTGAGTGAATTGACTACAAGTGATGCTCAGTATTAAGGAAATTTAGGTTTCTAAGTTGTCGGAACAGGTTCTCGTGTTTTTATATGGTTCCGTTGATCTACAAATATTGGTTAACTTGCTTGCAACAAGTTCACTACTTATACGACTGTTAGTTTCATGCAGTTTCTTTCGTCCCTGACTCTCCAATGTCCGATCTCGCCATTGTTAAATGCACAGCCCGCTCTTCCAATCCTGTAATTGGAGTTTCTGAATCTGATCAAAAGCTCTCAGGTTGCGTTTTCGTTTACTTTGGGAAATGTTATTAAGCTTTGTTCATTACCATTTGCTTAGGGCGTCCAGTTCTTGTTAATATTGGGGCTTGCGTGAATTGCCTGCAAGTGACCTTCAGTATTTCAGAAATTTACGTTTGCAAGTTGTCAGAACAGGTTGTGTTTTTACATGGTTGCGTCTACAAATATGGAGTAACCTGCATGCAACAAGTTCACTACTTGTATGATTGTTCTTTTCGTGCATATTGGTAGTAATTTATGCTTTCTAATGCATTTCCCATCGTAGAATTTGCTTAATATATTGAAAATAGGACGCAATCCGAGTGTATATTTGGGTAAGTGTAGAGGTTCTATCCCGTGGTAGTTCTTGATGATCTAGTTTTGCTGACTTGTACTGTACATCCTCCAATTACATAGATTTTTAACATGGTTGGTGCCTTTGTTTTCAAAGGAAATAGTAGATTCATATGTTTGGAATCCGAAGATGATGAATCAGAAAGTGGCAGTGTAATGAAAACCTGGAAGAACAATGAAGCAATTTGTCGTGATGATGATGACGACGACGAGGAAGATAAGATGGAATGGCGTTCTAGAATCTTTGGCTGCATGGATACGCTTGGTATGATAATCTGCATCTACATAATTTTTTTCTGCTCGAAACTCTAAGCTGGTTCTTATAAATGCATAGGAAACTGCCCCAATACTGGGGTCCTTTTGCTTCTATATCATCTGAAATAAAACATGGTTATCAGGTGATGATGACCGAACccttatgtcagaggaaaatgCTTCCATGCCTGTGTTTTTGCAAGAGAATAGCAGTCAGGTAATTTTCCATGACAATAATGCTAACAACAGTATGTGCATTTccaatttattgaaatatgattTTGAAGATGGGAACTTGAGCAGTATACTTTCTTATGAGAGACTAGCATATTAACTGAAAAGAAACTGGACGTCGCTTCTTCTGTAGAAAAAGAGAAATTGACAGATGTGCTAAGAAAAGAAGACACTAATTTTATTCTAGTGGGCCTTCCATTCATTATTAATTTGCCTGCTTTTTTGGTTTTATTAGAAAGAATTTAGATGGGTGAGATATGAGGATTTATATAGATTGACTTTTGGTTTATTATATTACCCTGGTAGGATGATGAATCGTCCTTTCACGATGGAAAAGTTTTTCCTAGATCATGTGAAATATGAATGATGTGTTTGTAGTGCTTTAATTTAGGTGTTCCCAAACTAGTTCAGGTTGGCTACATTTTCAAAAACATATAGGGCTCCAAAATCCAAATCCTTTTTTACTACTTCCAGACAACCTTAGTTTTGCCTCTTACTTTGTTTCTCATGCGGCTGTAAAATGTTGGACTTTCAATACTGGCTCATTTTGTCAATCGACAATGCATGTCTCCAAATCATCTTAATCTCCCTTATCTCATCTTCTCCATAATctgtaatatttttttgttcCTGTAGTAGATGCACTCTTTCTTTACCCAATGCGAACATGTATTTTCACACATCTATTTTAGCATTTCTATCTTGCTAATGTGTGTACAACTATACATCATCTTCCTTCATTGTCCAATTACTAGTTTTATGTATGCCGAAAAACGAGGTATTCGATTGCAAATTTCAGAGACTTTCATTGCACTTTGGTAGTGTTCGACTCTGATGTAACCTTGATGTGATGCTAGCAAGATATTGATTGTGAAGCTACACGATTATATTCATGAAACTTACGGTTTTCTATCAATTACACTATGCAGAATCAGCTCCGAATTCAATCTTGTATTTAACATATAACTGAACATTCTGATGATTGTCATGCTAATTATGTGTACATCCTGTTTCTCATTGTTCAGTAGCTTGTTATCATGTTGGCAATGAGGATTCGTAGTTTGAAATCTCAAGACTTTATTGTGCTTTGGTATTGTCTAATGTAACCTTGGTGTGATGTTCACTAGAGGTTAGTATGAAGGCTGAGGGATTATAGAGTTAAAAACTAGGATTTTCTATCAATAAATTGATATAGAATCAGATTACACTTTTAACTTCTTTATTCCCCTAAAATTACACTTATACTGGTTATTGGCATTTTTCTAATAAGTTAGccacaattttacctctaagtTGCTGTTTACGGCACTGTCAAAATCCAGTTAGATACATTGAGCTCAAAATTATGCCtaacctcttttttttttctttctttttaacaTATCGGCATTTCTGCACTTTATCCTGCCGATTTGCTGTGTACTACCAGTGTCTAGGCATATCAAGAAATTCCTAAAATGCATAATTCAATAGTGTACGTTGTGACTTTTATCAATATGTAGTCATATATGTCTCTTCTggttatattataaataaaaaatggggagagacttttttttttttgtttttttggtcGTGATGGAGGTAATTGTATGCAGCTGTTGAAACTTTGAAGTTACAGGAAACAAGATGTAAATGATGAATCCCATAAAGCTTTTCTATCAATGTTTACAAAGTTGGAGATGTTAGTGTAAAAGGCTATAAAATATGTTATTGAAATCTTACTTATTATCTCAACCTCACATTTATGAGGTGAAACATGTGTGCTAAATTTCATTTGTCAAATTTTAATGCTCTATTTAGTGTCTGTAAAGTGGCTGCCACAGTACTACATCGACCCTTTTTGAAACTTAGTACAGATATATAATTTACACTAAATTAACAGTTGTACTGTAGATGGCCCTCTACTGACAACTTGGGATTCCCTTTTTAGTGACACAactaaaactgaaataaaacaTTCATGACGAAGTAGTAATATCCTTATGGAACAAGTAAAATCATACTTGTGATACAAGATTTAATATTCAAAGCATGTTCTATTTTCCTTTACCATAATTAGGAAATTTTCTAATCAGAGACATTTGGTATTGGGCTTAGCGTGTTCCATTACAATTAAGAATAAATCTATGTTTTGATTAATGGTCATTGTTCTAATGATCTATAATCTATTGACATTGAAACAGGTAGGTAATGATCCTGATAAAGAAAATTTTGGGATGGAGAAGATATGTAACATTATAGAAGAGGAAAGTACCAAAGATAATGTGGAAAAGAAAGTGGCGGCCAACAATGTGATGGGGAAGAAGAGGTTGACAAAAGAGGAAAGAGCTCACTTAATGGAAGAAAAAAAGCGAAAGAAAGAAGTAAGTGCCCTAATAATTCGATTGAATTTCAAGTGGCCTATTGCATTGTACATACAATTTGCTAACTAAATCTGTTCTTAAGCAAGAGAAGTTGCAGAAAGCAGCTCTAAAGGCTGAAGCTGCGGAACTGAAAAAATTGGATAAGGAGAAACAAATGTGGGAAAAAGGAAAGTTTGCTCTAAAATCTATTGTTGCTGAAATTGACACTAGCGTAGTTGAACAGAGGTCCATTGGGGGTGAGTTTGTCTTCTAAATGTTTTCCTCTCATCACTTTCAGCAGATTTCTCATCATAATATTCATTCTTGTTTGTTCTACTCTACTATTTTAGGACATTTGCTTAATAGGTTTTCTGAAAAAGGCATTACATACCGCATAAAATCAAATCCAATTGAAAAGTCTATCATATGGACTATGACTGTTCCAGAAAATATTTCAGAGGTAATTAATTCTTCTTGTTGGTAGAGTAAGTTCAAGAAAATTAACAAGATTATAGAAaatatttgttttgtttgttttcttctCTAGTAAAAATTAATTACAGGTTCAACTTCTGGATATTGGATAACATATTAAGGTTGCCTTTTCTGTAATTATATTTCAAAATGTCTGATGTCTCTCTAAATTTGCTGCAGCTGTCTCCCGAAGGAACTGAGATACGATATGTTTTACTTGTGTATGAGGCAGAGGAATTTTGCAATCTCGTTATCAACCAATCACTTCTTGATCATGTTTCTAGAGTTCGGCGCTGTTATTCAAACTATACAGTATGCTATGTCACAAATAGACTGATGGCATATATCAATAAAAGGTGAGAAACCACGAAGTGCATTATaattgtcatttttttttttgcatctgATTGTCACATATTTTTCACAACCTCAAGCCATATCTTTTCAGCTGCAGTTGGGTTTTTGCTTGATTAAACTCTtgctggaattttttttttttatttttattttaatcaaggTTTTCATTATATAGCTGATGGCAGTTAGGTGAAATTTGATTCGATACGGAAGAGTTCATGAAAAAAATTAGTAATGGCACTTGAGGATTGTTAGAATTGTGAGTTTGATTTCAAGGAATAGTTATTTAGTATGAAGGTGAGGTTTTAATTGGTTTCATTGCGTTATTTGAAGTTAAAACATATCATGCTTATTCCTTTCGgatcaacaagaaagaaaaagccAAGAGTCTGTCACATATCAGGTAGGAAAAGGACTAAAATAGATATTTGAAGTATTTTAGTTATTTCTGTTATTGCTATTTAAATTTTTTCTGTGCTTTTTGTCTGCTAGCTAAGTTTGTTTGCAAACCCTTATAGGAATGGACAGCTGTGGTATGCACAGCTGTGAGGTTGTACTAGCTGAGGTCAGCAGTACCTTTATTCCCTTTATTAGCTCAGGCCTTGTACGTTTTTGGGTATCAATCAAGAATTAAGAAATTACCTTCCTCTTTCCTTCTCTTCTCaactttctctcttttcttctcCCTTCCTATCTTTCTAATTCTAAAAATCCCATACTGTCAGCTAATACCTGACAGAGTCTTGCTTCCAGAACCATTAGATTTGAGGGGGACTGGAGGAGATTATTTGAACTCGTGAAGAGCTGATGCAGGGGTATAATTAAATCTGCTCCATGATTGTCCATATTGTTACCAGTGTTTTAGTTGTGTTATAGTTTTAGGAGGTATTTGGTTCGCGCGCAGGGGTAAAGGAATAGAATCCAGAAACGGAAACAAGGGGAAAGAAATAGAAAGACCCTAAATTCCCTTATTTTGTTTCCCGAAAGGGAATGATATACCACTAATAAACCACGAGTTGTGGAttgtttttaacaataatttttataaatacattttCTGCATTAACATATTAATCACATGTTAAAATCAATTACTTCAACCAATAAAACCAAAAGCGTGTGAAACAgagaaaactaaaataaaattaatcaaataaaatgcataaaaattatattttaaaaagaaaataatcatttaaaaataattaaaagtaaatattgaaaattatattttaaaaagaaaatagtcatttaaaaacaattaaaagtaaatattgaaaattatattttaaaaagaaaatagtcatttaaaaataattaaaagtaaatattaaaactgaatattatgataaaataaaaaaattggtcaaaattatttttcaggccaaaaagtaaaaataaataagtacaagaatcaaaagtgaaattagtctagggataaaaaaaagtacaaataattaagtataaagaccaaaatgaaaattaaaaagtaaaatttggtcaaaaatatttttggagaaaaaaatataaaaatatataagtgcaaggatcaaaagtgaaattaatccagggataaaaaaaaaagtaaagcaTATGGACCTATATGGACCTAAAcaaaaagtaaaaagtaaaatagaGGCAACAATAGAATTTTATGAAGAGTATATTGGTGTAAGGTAGTAAAGGAAGTAAAGTGAATAGAAAACCTTAGCGTAAACACCAACAAAATGAATGAAGCTTCTTCTTTCCTGAAACCCCCAAAACAAACGTCCCCTTACTATAAATAGTActgtagtattttttttttttttatgatgttCCTACATTTTTAATCAATTCACTTTGTTGGAAAAATGCCAACTTCAGCCAAATTTGAACCGTGGACATTTCTCTGAAAGTGAAATATTGTGGCCTATATTGTTTACAGATTGTAGTTTGTTTCTTCTCTCTCAATGCCGCCTGCCGCGAAACTTACacatttttttacgtttttttgttcttttttctttgtttttaaaaaaataaataaatttcccATCTATATTTGTGGGAACCTTGTAGTTGCTGTGAAGTTTTACTCCCTGTTAGTACTCATTTTGCTGTA comes from the Euphorbia lathyris chromosome 5, ddEupLath1.1, whole genome shotgun sequence genome and includes:
- the LOC136228671 gene encoding crossover junction endonuclease EME1B-like isoform X2 — translated: MSNPIILSDDEEDQKSPLPSLSKKPRTLPPPIFVLDDDPTPQKQRPTSSFAATSSFVPDTPIPDLSLLKCTMHSSNPEIRVSDYDQKRSVSFVPDSPMSDLAIVKCTARSSNPVIGVSESDQKLSGNSRFICLESEDDESESGSVMKTWKNNEAICRDDDDDDEEDKMEWRSRIFGCMDTLGDDDRTLMSEENASMPVFLQENSSQVGNDPDKENFGMEKICNIIEEESTKDNVEKKVAANNVMGKKRLTKEERAHLMEEKKRKKELQKAALKAEAAELKKLDKEKQMWEKGKFALKSIVAEIDTSVVEQRSIGGHLLNRFSEKGITYRIKSNPIEKSIIWTMTVPENISELSPEGTEIRYVLLVYEAEEFCNLVINQSLLDHVSRVRRCYSNYTVCYVTNRLMAYINKREKEQYKNPGNDNGWRRPPVEEALAKLTTHFLRVHYRNCIDEAEIAEHIVGLTCSLASCQFRNKLTRLSVNANGSLIPKDSTDKNLIKKSPWLKALVAIPKVQPRFAVAIWKKYPTMKSLLRVYMDPSLPVHEKEFLLEDLSAEGIVGGERRVGRICSKRVYRVLMAQSGSIKTDEVEDGADFFRHLSS
- the LOC136228671 gene encoding crossover junction endonuclease EME1B-like isoform X1 → MSNPIILSDDEEDQKSPLPSLSKKPRTLPPPIFVLDDDPTPQKQRPTSSFAATSSFVPDTPIPDLSLLKCTMHSSNPEIRVSDYDQKRSVSFVPDSPMSDLAIVKCTARSSNPVIGVSESDQKLSGNSRFICLESEDDESESGSVMKTWKNNEAICRDDDDDDEEDKMEWRSRIFGCMDTLGDDDRTLMSEENASMPVFLQENSSQVGNDPDKENFGMEKICNIIEEESTKDNVEKKVAANNVMGKKRLTKEERAHLMEEKKRKKEQEKLQKAALKAEAAELKKLDKEKQMWEKGKFALKSIVAEIDTSVVEQRSIGGHLLNRFSEKGITYRIKSNPIEKSIIWTMTVPENISELSPEGTEIRYVLLVYEAEEFCNLVINQSLLDHVSRVRRCYSNYTVCYVTNRLMAYINKREKEQYKNPGNDNGWRRPPVEEALAKLTTHFLRVHYRNCIDEAEIAEHIVGLTCSLASCQFRNKLTRLSVNANGSLIPKDSTDKNLIKKSPWLKALVAIPKVQPRFAVAIWKKYPTMKSLLRVYMDPSLPVHEKEFLLEDLSAEGIVGGERRVGRICSKRVYRVLMAQSGSIKTDEVEDGADFFRHLSS
- the LOC136228671 gene encoding crossover junction endonuclease EME1B-like isoform X3, which produces MSNPIILSDDEEDQKSPLPSLSKKPRTLPPPIFVLDDDPTPQKQRPTSSFAATSSFVPDTPIPDLSLLKCTMHSSNPEIRVSDYDQKRSGNSRFICLESEDDESESGSVMKTWKNNEAICRDDDDDDEEDKMEWRSRIFGCMDTLGDDDRTLMSEENASMPVFLQENSSQVGNDPDKENFGMEKICNIIEEESTKDNVEKKVAANNVMGKKRLTKEERAHLMEEKKRKKEQEKLQKAALKAEAAELKKLDKEKQMWEKGKFALKSIVAEIDTSVVEQRSIGGHLLNRFSEKGITYRIKSNPIEKSIIWTMTVPENISELSPEGTEIRYVLLVYEAEEFCNLVINQSLLDHVSRVRRCYSNYTVCYVTNRLMAYINKREKEQYKNPGNDNGWRRPPVEEALAKLTTHFLRVHYRNCIDEAEIAEHIVGLTCSLASCQFRNKLTRLSVNANGSLIPKDSTDKNLIKKSPWLKALVAIPKVQPRFAVAIWKKYPTMKSLLRVYMDPSLPVHEKEFLLEDLSAEGIVGGERRVGRICSKRVYRVLMAQSGSIKTDEVEDGADFFRHLSS